Proteins encoded together in one Bacteroides ovatus window:
- a CDS encoding helix-turn-helix domain-containing protein — protein MMDLHKLFGEIIPEQIYSVSEAARYFGVHRCTIYAYISHPEKPLSFTRFPNQAKLLFQGRDLIAYKANGLPKRGRKRKNDIP, from the coding sequence ATGATGGACTTGCATAAATTATTTGGAGAGATTATCCCGGAACAAATCTATTCGGTGAGTGAGGCAGCACGCTATTTTGGCGTACACCGATGTACAATATACGCTTATATCAGTCACCCTGAGAAGCCATTATCATTTACGCGGTTTCCCAATCAAGCGAAACTCCTATTCCAAGGAAGGGATTTGATAGCCTATAAAGCCAATGGACTTCCCAAAAGAGGGCGCAAACGGAAAAATGATATTCCATGA
- a CDS encoding porin family protein produces MKKSVLFVLFALISVAGFSQITGWNAKVGMNFSNYTGDLDLNAKVGFKLGGGFEYAFTDTWSLQPSLFLTSKGAKKDGNSINAMYLELPVMAAARFNVADNTNLVVNAGPYFACGIAGKTKFDLGNDTERKVDTFGDDALKRFDAGLGVGVALEFGRIIAGLDGQFGLVDVEKVGNPKNMNFSIIVGYKF; encoded by the coding sequence ATGAAGAAGAGTGTTTTGTTTGTTTTATTTGCACTGATTTCAGTGGCAGGTTTCTCTCAAATTACAGGTTGGAATGCCAAAGTAGGTATGAACTTTAGTAATTACACCGGTGATCTTGATCTGAATGCAAAGGTTGGATTCAAACTTGGTGGAGGTTTTGAATATGCTTTTACTGATACATGGTCACTGCAACCTTCATTATTCTTAACTAGTAAAGGTGCAAAGAAAGATGGCAATAGCATTAATGCAATGTATTTGGAATTGCCAGTAATGGCTGCTGCACGTTTCAATGTAGCAGATAATACTAATCTGGTGGTGAATGCAGGTCCTTATTTTGCTTGTGGTATTGCCGGTAAAACAAAGTTTGACTTAGGTAATGACACAGAACGCAAAGTCGACACTTTTGGTGATGATGCTTTGAAGCGTTTTGATGCAGGTCTTGGTGTAGGAGTTGCATTGGAATTTGGTAGAATCATTGCAGGCTTGGATGGTCAATTTGGTCTGGTTGATGTGGAAAAAGTTGGTAATCCTAAAAACATGAACTTCTCTATTATCGTGGGATATAAGTTCTGA
- a CDS encoding PP2C family protein-serine/threonine phosphatase, translating into MKIDSFSIEGKHNSNEDSLSVLQIIDDKIIAVLADGMGGLTFGKEAADLIVSTITTFVCEHINKMTVSDLLIKALEFADKAVSKKSLEMHSKMGAAVAVAFIEDRDIHYTWLGNVRIYISDHDEMKQLSTDHTLNIGYGKYLLTRCIKGAGLRDDIPYQCQKANAGSSLFLCTDGLYKQVKVNQMLDKALPTNEEYEDDATLIRIVL; encoded by the coding sequence ATGAAAATAGATAGCTTTTCAATAGAAGGTAAGCACAATTCAAATGAAGACAGCCTGTCAGTCCTTCAAATAATAGACGATAAGATTATCGCAGTATTGGCAGACGGTATGGGTGGCTTAACATTTGGCAAGGAGGCAGCAGATTTGATTGTAAGCACAATTACAACTTTTGTTTGTGAGCACATAAATAAAATGACTGTCAGCGATTTGTTGATTAAGGCATTAGAATTTGCAGACAAAGCCGTTTCCAAAAAGAGTTTGGAGATGCATAGTAAAATGGGCGCAGCCGTTGCTGTCGCCTTTATAGAAGATAGAGACATTCACTATACTTGGTTGGGCAATGTCAGAATTTATATTTCTGACCACGATGAAATGAAGCAATTAAGCACAGACCACACTCTGAATATCGGATATGGTAAGTACCTGCTCACAAGGTGCATTAAAGGTGCAGGTTTAAGAGATGACATTCCATACCAATGCCAGAAAGCCAATGCTGGAAGTTCCCTTTTCCTTTGTACTGACGGACTTTATAAACAAGTCAAGGTCAATCAGATGTTAGACAAAGCTCTACCCACAAATGAAGAATATGAGGATGATGCGACTTTAATAAGAATAGTTTTGTAA
- a CDS encoding helix-turn-helix transcriptional regulator: MDIDIKNVHIGEAIEKRRNELGLSKSELGRKIGVPQQHVNRILERETMETKRLIKVSEALGFNFFTLFCPVQHQISAYLAAVTLDGNAHNIIGDAELASQLAKAQTEIESQRGTIALLKEQVDSLNAQINRLDSNLKDKDAIIELLKERR, from the coding sequence ATGGATATAGACATAAAAAACGTACATATAGGTGAGGCAATCGAGAAACGTCGCAACGAACTTGGATTGAGTAAATCCGAGCTTGGACGGAAAATTGGTGTGCCGCAACAGCATGTCAACCGCATACTGGAGAGGGAGACTATGGAGACCAAACGCCTTATCAAGGTCAGTGAGGCTTTAGGCTTTAATTTCTTCACACTGTTCTGCCCTGTCCAACACCAGATATCCGCCTATCTTGCGGCAGTGACGTTGGATGGTAATGCCCACAATATTATTGGTGATGCCGAACTCGCCTCTCAACTGGCCAAAGCTCAGACAGAGATAGAAAGCCAAAGGGGCACTATTGCACTCCTGAAAGAACAGGTGGATAGTCTGAATGCGCAAATAAACCGTCTTGACTCTAACTTGAAGGATAAGGACGCAATTATAGAACTATTAAAAGAAAGGAGATAA
- a CDS encoding thiamine phosphate synthase, which yields MKLIVVTTPTFFVEEDKIITALFEEGLDVLHLRKPETPAMYSERLLTLIPDKYHRRIVTHEHFYLKEEFNLMGIHLNARNPKEPHDYYGHISCSCHSVEEVKNRKHFYDYVFMSPIYDSISKVNYYSTYTAEELREAQRAKIIDSKVMALGGINEDNLLEIKDFGFGGAVVLGDLWNKFDACQDQNYLAVIEHFKKLKKLSD from the coding sequence ATGAAACTAATTGTAGTTACCACCCCTACCTTCTTCGTCGAAGAAGATAAGATTATTACCGCTCTTTTCGAAGAGGGGCTGGATGTCCTACATCTTAGGAAGCCGGAAACTCCGGCTATGTATTCGGAACGGCTATTGACACTTATTCCGGATAAATATCACCGCCGTATCGTCACGCATGAACATTTCTATTTGAAAGAAGAATTTAATCTGATGGGTATCCACCTGAATGCACGTAATCCCAAAGAGCCGCATGATTATTATGGTCACATCAGCTGTTCGTGCCATTCAGTGGAGGAGGTAAAAAACAGAAAGCATTTTTACGACTATGTTTTTATGAGTCCTATTTATGATAGTATCTCTAAAGTGAATTACTATTCAACATATACTGCCGAAGAATTGCGTGAAGCACAAAGAGCCAAAATTATCGATTCGAAAGTGATGGCATTGGGAGGTATCAATGAAGATAATTTGCTGGAGATTAAAGATTTCGGTTTCGGAGGAGCTGTCGTATTAGGAGATCTTTGGAACAAATTCGACGCCTGTCAGGATCAGAACTATTTAGCCGTAATCGAGCACTTTAAAAAGTTGAAAAAGCTATCAGATTAA
- the dnaG gene encoding DNA primase encodes MISESTISKVRELSIEDVLRPYVKLSRKGSALMGLCPFHEERTGSFSVSPAKNLFHCFSCNRGGDAITFIMEKEGFSFMDAVRFIAKHHNIQIEYTQEEYNEEQMAEEKHRESLLVALDHIQAYFLNCLRTTDNIECKQARDYAYGRWPEEFCSVAGIGYAPIDGNLFVDYCQKRSLNEEALFELGMLKRGEDGHIYAMFRQRIMIPIRNRWGRIIAYTARHIGHNPKAPKYINSSTSPVYSKGETLFGIDRASRQRNADYFIIVEGAPDVLRMQSVGFDNTVAALGTAWTDSQFEQLKKYTSSLCFIPDSDVTEGKPYGAGFEAVMANGAMAIRKGFHVTVRELPFVKASVVGENIPSEDTFQVKFVKNDADSFIKSKEDYTSLAEKHFIIWLAQKRFLVASSLVEERKCVAEIADLMRYVKDQLVFDQCIEQLAKLHGKVKLWRDAVAQARGEARKRNERLEPMNEMQRDAELLRQFGLFVRENCYYATGDDDEEPARISNFIMEPLFHIEDESNGTRIFRMRNMYNMCRVIELKESELCSLSNFQQKVGSLGNYVWLAKIDKLNRVKEYLYSKTDTAERIRKLGWNDTEGFFAFGNGILMDGTFREVDELGIVRGINSKAFYIPATSKIYIHNQEIFQFERLMVHENRNGVKLYDYVTRLVEVFGENAAIAFSYLLSTLFRDIIFRRTRHFPILNLFGEKGTGKTTLATSLQSFFLHGVDPPNLGVTSVPAMNDRVSQAVNTLVVLDEYKNDLDIRKIAYLKGLWGGGGQTKKNTSTDGMAAQTIVTTGVALCGQDKPTQDMALYTRVIFLAFSKTSFNQAEKRNYEDLVALCNLGLTHLTVEILNHRELFEKNFPEIYAITKRELATKLENETIHDRIFGNWVIPLATFRTLETVIHVPFSYTELFETAFRGIRNQNELAQESSEIADFWNMLQGFQTSGKCIEKAHYRIRYLKSFRPISVKEDIEFKEARPILYLNMAAVASLFNSRNMNATANRSNWSTIMSYLKSHSSYLGLKQDRFTILQPGGLPDYMIEVINGEQVRKVKVNRPKALCFDYLQLKDAFGLDLETEIVSDSLDLSEDNLSDSTPSDTTPPIQEDLPF; translated from the coding sequence ATGATCAGTGAATCGACCATTAGCAAGGTCAGGGAACTTTCCATAGAAGATGTCCTCCGCCCATACGTCAAACTTTCAAGAAAAGGCTCGGCATTGATGGGGCTTTGTCCTTTCCACGAGGAACGGACAGGCTCATTCTCTGTCTCTCCGGCAAAGAATCTTTTCCATTGCTTCAGCTGTAACCGTGGTGGCGATGCAATCACCTTTATCATGGAGAAGGAAGGATTTTCATTCATGGATGCAGTCCGATTCATCGCAAAACATCATAATATCCAAATAGAATACACACAGGAAGAATATAATGAGGAACAAATGGCCGAAGAAAAACACAGGGAATCTCTCCTTGTCGCTTTGGATCATATACAGGCCTACTTTTTGAACTGTCTGAGGACAACAGATAATATAGAGTGCAAACAGGCCCGTGACTATGCCTATGGCAGATGGCCGGAAGAGTTCTGTTCCGTGGCTGGTATCGGATATGCCCCAATAGACGGAAACCTCTTTGTTGACTATTGCCAAAAAAGGTCGCTTAATGAAGAAGCACTCTTTGAGTTGGGAATGCTTAAACGTGGAGAGGACGGACACATTTATGCCATGTTTCGGCAACGAATCATGATACCTATCAGGAACAGATGGGGACGTATCATCGCTTATACGGCAAGACACATCGGCCACAATCCCAAAGCTCCGAAATACATCAATTCTTCCACCAGTCCGGTTTACTCCAAAGGGGAAACCTTGTTCGGCATCGACAGGGCAAGCCGCCAACGTAACGCTGACTACTTTATCATAGTGGAAGGCGCACCCGATGTCCTGCGGATGCAGTCTGTCGGCTTTGACAATACCGTGGCCGCACTTGGCACCGCATGGACGGACAGCCAGTTTGAACAGCTCAAAAAGTACACATCATCCTTATGTTTCATTCCCGATTCAGATGTGACGGAAGGCAAACCATACGGTGCCGGCTTTGAGGCGGTCATGGCGAACGGTGCGATGGCAATCAGGAAAGGGTTTCATGTGACGGTCAGGGAACTTCCGTTTGTCAAAGCCTCGGTTGTCGGTGAGAATATACCGTCCGAAGATACTTTCCAAGTGAAGTTTGTCAAAAATGATGCGGACAGTTTCATCAAGAGTAAAGAGGATTACACCTCGCTGGCAGAGAAGCATTTCATCATCTGGCTGGCTCAAAAACGTTTTCTTGTCGCTTCTTCATTGGTGGAAGAGCGGAAATGCGTGGCCGAAATAGCAGACCTGATGCGTTATGTAAAGGATCAGCTTGTCTTTGACCAGTGCATCGAGCAGCTGGCCAAACTGCACGGCAAGGTGAAGCTGTGGCGTGATGCCGTCGCACAGGCGCGTGGGGAAGCCCGGAAAAGGAATGAACGGCTTGAGCCCATGAATGAAATGCAACGGGATGCCGAATTATTGCGGCAGTTCGGCCTGTTTGTAAGGGAGAACTGCTACTATGCCACCGGCGACGATGACGAGGAGCCGGCAAGAATCTCCAACTTCATCATGGAACCGCTGTTCCACATTGAGGACGAGAGCAATGGAACACGTATCTTTCGGATGCGGAACATGTACAACATGTGCCGTGTCATCGAGCTGAAAGAATCCGAACTTTGTTCGTTGAGTAACTTTCAGCAAAAGGTCGGCTCTTTGGGCAACTATGTGTGGTTGGCCAAGATTGACAAGCTCAACCGTGTCAAGGAATATCTCTACTCGAAAACCGATACAGCGGAGCGCATACGGAAATTGGGTTGGAATGACACGGAAGGTTTCTTCGCCTTTGGCAACGGCATTTTGATGGACGGCACTTTCAGGGAAGTGGATGAATTAGGTATCGTAAGGGGTATCAATAGCAAGGCTTTTTACATTCCTGCCACGTCCAAAATCTATATCCATAATCAGGAAATCTTCCAGTTTGAGAGGCTGATGGTGCACGAGAACCGCAACGGCGTGAAACTTTACGACTATGTGACAAGGTTGGTGGAAGTGTTCGGCGAGAATGCGGCCATCGCCTTTTCTTACCTACTGTCCACCCTGTTCCGTGACATCATATTCCGGCGTACCCGGCATTTCCCCATCCTGAACCTTTTCGGAGAAAAGGGAACAGGTAAGACCACCCTTGCCACCTCTCTCCAGTCATTCTTCTTGCACGGTGTTGACCCGCCCAACCTCGGTGTCACCTCCGTACCGGCCATGAACGACCGGGTGTCACAAGCTGTAAACACACTTGTTGTATTGGACGAGTACAAAAACGACCTTGACATCCGCAAGATAGCCTACCTCAAAGGTCTTTGGGGTGGCGGTGGCCAGACTAAAAAGAACACAAGTACGGACGGAATGGCGGCCCAGACCATCGTCACTACCGGCGTGGCACTTTGCGGACAGGACAAGCCCACGCAGGACATGGCACTTTACACCCGTGTCATCTTCCTTGCTTTCTCCAAGACATCGTTCAACCAGGCGGAGAAAAGAAATTATGAGGATTTGGTGGCTCTCTGCAATTTGGGGCTGACCCATCTGACGGTAGAGATATTGAACCATAGGGAACTGTTTGAGAAGAACTTTCCTGAAATATATGCCATCACCAAACGGGAACTGGCTACAAAACTGGAAAACGAAACGATCCATGACCGCATCTTCGGCAACTGGGTCATCCCGTTGGCCACGTTCCGCACATTGGAGACTGTCATCCATGTACCTTTCAGTTATACGGAGCTGTTTGAAACAGCATTCAGGGGCATCCGTAACCAGAACGAGCTGGCGCAGGAAAGCTCTGAAATCGCCGACTTCTGGAATATGCTACAAGGATTCCAGACATCAGGGAAATGTATCGAAAAGGCGCATTACCGCATACGGTACTTGAAATCCTTCCGTCCCATATCCGTCAAGGAGGACATTGAGTTCAAGGAAGCCCGTCCTATCCTCTATCTGAATATGGCGGCAGTGGCTTCCCTGTTCAACAGCCGGAACATGAACGCCACCGCTAACCGCTCCAACTGGTCAACCATCATGTCCTACTTAAAATCCCACTCCTCGTACCTTGGCTTGAAACAGGACAGGTTCACCATTCTCCAGCCCGGCGGATTACCGGACTACATGATAGAAGTAATCAATGGTGAGCAGGTCAGGAAAGTCAAGGTAAACCGCCCCAAAGCGTTGTGCTTTGATTACCTGCAATTAAAGGATGCCTTCGGACTGGATCTTGAAACGGAAATTGTGTCTGACAGTCTGGACTTGTCGGAAGACAATCTTTCCGATTCAACCCCTTCCGATACCACACCTCCCATTCAGGAGGATTTACCATTCTAA
- a CDS encoding outer membrane beta-barrel protein: protein MKKGLLLVVVMLATIAVKAQDIYVGGSLNVWRNSTGNTTSFKVAPEVGYNFNETWALGAELDYSHNYNGGLTKNSVIVAPYIRWSYCETGAVRLFLDGTAALGFVKVKDGDTTKAGQVGLRPGIAVKLNDHFSFIAKYGFLGYRRNINTLGDSFGLELTSEDLSIGFHYAF, encoded by the coding sequence ATGAAAAAGGGTTTATTATTGGTAGTTGTAATGTTAGCAACTATCGCTGTAAAAGCACAAGACATTTACGTAGGCGGATCTTTGAACGTTTGGCGTAACAGCACAGGCAACACTACTTCTTTTAAAGTTGCTCCGGAAGTTGGATACAACTTTAATGAAACATGGGCATTGGGTGCTGAATTGGATTATTCACATAATTATAATGGTGGACTAACAAAAAATTCAGTAATTGTTGCTCCATACATTCGTTGGTCTTACTGTGAAACCGGTGCGGTTCGCCTGTTTCTGGACGGAACTGCTGCTCTCGGCTTCGTGAAGGTTAAAGACGGAGACACTACTAAAGCCGGACAAGTGGGACTTAGACCGGGTATTGCTGTTAAATTGAACGATCACTTCTCTTTCATTGCCAAGTATGGTTTCCTGGGATATCGTAGAAATATAAATACGCTTGGAGATTCTTTTGGTCTTGAACTTACTAGTGAAGATCTTTCAATTGGTTTCCATTACGCATTCTAA
- the thiH gene encoding 2-iminoacetate synthase ThiH: protein MFSDELEKISWEETTKAIYSKTDADVRRALGKKEHLDVNDFMALISPAATPYLEVMARLSQKYTMERFGKTISMFVPLYLTNSCTNSCVYCGFHISNPMKRTILTEEEIVNEYKAIKRLAPFENLLLVTGENPAAAGVPYIARALDLAKPYFSNLQIEVMPLKAEEYQELTNHGLNGVICFQETYHKANYKTYHPRGMKSKFEWRVDGFDRMGQAGVHKIGMGVLIGLEEWRTDVTMMAYHLRYLQKHYWKTKYSVNFPRMRPSENGGFQPNVVMNDRELAQLTFAMRIFDHDVDISYSTRESAEIRNHMATLGVTTMSAESKTEPGGYYSYPQTLEQFHVSDERKAVEVERDLKKLGREPVWKDWDQSFDFKR, encoded by the coding sequence ATGTTCTCCGACGAATTAGAAAAAATATCCTGGGAAGAGACGACAAAAGCCATCTATTCCAAAACAGATGCCGACGTACGCCGTGCATTGGGTAAAAAAGAGCATCTGGATGTCAACGACTTTATGGCGCTGATTTCACCTGCCGCCACTCCTTATCTGGAAGTGATGGCACGCCTTAGTCAGAAATATACGATGGAACGGTTCGGTAAGACTATCTCCATGTTCGTACCGCTCTACCTGACTAATTCATGTACCAACTCCTGCGTCTATTGCGGTTTCCACATCAGCAATCCGATGAAGAGAACGATACTGACAGAGGAAGAGATTGTCAACGAATACAAAGCCATCAAACGACTGGCTCCTTTTGAAAATCTACTGCTCGTAACCGGTGAAAACCCTGCCGCAGCAGGTGTTCCCTACATTGCCCGGGCGCTGGATTTGGCAAAACCTTATTTCAGCAACCTGCAAATTGAAGTAATGCCCCTTAAAGCAGAAGAATATCAGGAACTGACTAATCATGGTCTGAATGGAGTGATCTGTTTTCAAGAGACTTACCATAAAGCAAATTACAAGACATATCATCCGAGAGGCATGAAGTCTAAATTCGAATGGCGTGTAGACGGCTTCGACCGTATGGGACAGGCAGGTGTACATAAGATTGGCATGGGTGTCCTGATCGGCTTGGAGGAATGGCGAACTGACGTTACGATGATGGCTTATCATCTACGTTATTTGCAAAAGCATTACTGGAAAACGAAATACAGCGTAAATTTCCCGCGTATGCGCCCGTCTGAAAATGGCGGATTCCAACCGAATGTAGTCATGAACGACCGGGAACTGGCTCAACTTACATTCGCGATGCGAATCTTCGACCACGACGTAGATATCTCCTATTCCACCCGTGAAAGTGCAGAAATCCGAAATCACATGGCAACGCTCGGTGTTACAACCATGAGTGCGGAGAGTAAAACTGAACCCGGAGGATATTACAGTTATCCTCAAACCCTGGAACAATTTCACGTAAGTGATGAGCGAAAGGCGGTTGAAGTGGAACGTGACTTGAAGAAACTGGGTCGCGAACCGGTTTGGAAGGATTGGGATCAGTCTTTTGATTTTAAAAGATAG
- a CDS encoding HesA/MoeB/ThiF family protein: protein MRYDRQIILPEIGEEGQKKLQEAKVLIVGVGGLGSPIALYLAGAGVGCLGLVDDDLVSITNLQRQVLYSEKELGKPKAICAAERLSALNSEIRIHPYSTRLTKENAYHIIQEYDIVVDGCDNFATRYLINDICIEQKKPYVYGAICGFEGQVSVFNYGNQKKNYRDLYPDEEEMQRMPPPPKGVMGVTPAIVGSVEATEVLKIICDFGDVLAGELWTIDLRTWQSNKFSL, encoded by the coding sequence ATGCGGTACGATAGACAAATCATACTTCCCGAAATCGGAGAAGAAGGTCAGAAGAAACTGCAGGAAGCCAAAGTGCTTATTGTAGGTGTGGGAGGGCTAGGCTCTCCCATCGCTCTCTACCTGGCAGGCGCCGGTGTGGGATGTCTCGGACTGGTAGATGACGATTTGGTAAGCATCACTAACCTGCAACGACAAGTTCTCTATTCCGAAAAGGAATTGGGTAAACCGAAAGCTATCTGTGCAGCGGAACGGCTCTCCGCTCTCAACAGCGAGATCAGAATACATCCCTACTCTACCCGGTTGACGAAAGAAAATGCTTATCATATCATTCAGGAATATGATATAGTAGTCGACGGCTGTGATAACTTTGCCACCCGCTACCTGATTAACGATATCTGCATTGAACAGAAAAAGCCATACGTATATGGTGCTATCTGCGGCTTTGAAGGACAGGTTTCTGTATTCAACTATGGAAACCAGAAAAAGAACTACCGGGATCTTTATCCTGATGAAGAAGAAATGCAACGAATGCCTCCTCCGCCCAAAGGTGTGATGGGAGTTACTCCTGCTATTGTAGGAAGCGTTGAAGCTACGGAAGTGCTGAAAATAATCTGTGATTTTGGAGATGTTTTAGCCGGCGAACTATGGACAATCGACCTGCGGACATGGCAATCTAACAAATTTTCACTATAA
- a CDS encoding type IV toxin-antitoxin system AbiEi family antitoxin, whose protein sequence is MRTDYLELFHEAINNLRATTRNDCIVICDELDQTISINSLKFYCDIKKTISNANIFSVVDGIRSKSSDRNMPMVLITDKIYPKLANTLSDNQINWIDKVGNCDIRHKSLIIKIAGQKDNTPTKPSSTSKISETNIKLILFFLQNPESVNWAYREIQEKVGLSLGTITKAFDLLKAKQYLVQTEKGRKISMREELVEWWQQQYNEFLKPKLLINRMTFRSPEHRRKWKEMLLPEGMYWGGDCGANLVDGYLIPGEFEIYSDVASSLLLRTGAVMPAPNGEIRIYKKFWIGESKLNLAPKLVIYADLMGAGDSRCHEAALRIKENGI, encoded by the coding sequence ATGAGAACAGATTATTTGGAATTGTTTCATGAAGCCATCAACAATTTGAGGGCGACAACAAGGAATGACTGTATTGTCATTTGTGACGAATTGGACCAAACTATTAGCATTAATAGCTTGAAGTTTTATTGTGACATAAAGAAAACCATAAGCAACGCCAACATCTTTTCAGTCGTTGACGGAATCAGAAGTAAAAGTAGCGATAGGAATATGCCTATGGTTTTGATTACTGATAAAATCTATCCCAAATTAGCCAATACGCTTTCGGACAATCAAATCAATTGGATAGACAAAGTAGGAAATTGTGATATCAGACATAAGAGTCTAATCATTAAGATTGCCGGCCAAAAAGACAACACCCCCACTAAACCAAGTTCTACTTCAAAAATAAGTGAGACAAACATCAAGCTCATCTTATTCTTCTTGCAAAATCCTGAAAGCGTCAATTGGGCTTATCGTGAGATTCAAGAGAAAGTCGGGCTGTCTTTGGGCACTATCACGAAAGCTTTTGATTTGTTGAAAGCGAAACAGTACTTGGTGCAAACTGAAAAAGGCAGAAAGATTTCGATGCGCGAAGAACTTGTCGAATGGTGGCAACAGCAATACAATGAATTTTTGAAACCTAAATTACTCATCAATCGGATGACCTTCCGCAGTCCGGAGCATAGAAGAAAATGGAAAGAAATGCTTCTTCCCGAAGGTATGTATTGGGGAGGTGATTGTGGAGCCAACTTAGTAGATGGTTACTTAATCCCCGGTGAATTTGAAATTTATTCAGATGTAGCAAGTTCGTTGCTTCTTCGTACCGGTGCGGTAATGCCTGCCCCAAATGGGGAAATACGCATCTACAAGAAATTTTGGATAGGGGAAAGCAAACTAAACCTTGCCCCAAAATTAGTCATTTACGCGGATTTAATGGGTGCTGGAGACAGCCGTTGCCATGAGGCCGCATTAAGAATAAAAGAAAATGGAATATAA